GGAGCCATATCCAGAGGGAAGTCCAGGGGTAGAGTCCACAACTcagcccagggccaggatctGGGGATCAGGTGCTGAGAACCCGTCCAAGGGATAACACACAGGGggaagtccaagagcagagccagaccGGGGTCAAGAACCAGGAGACGGATCCATGGGGAAATGCAAAGCTGCAATCCAGAAATAAGCCCAAACCAGGAAGGCCAGAGTACAGGAACCGAACTGGGGAGATTGTCACAGCCGAACTGGGTGAGAAGAGTTGACAGGCTTGCAAagccagggccccagctggtgcaCCCCCAGGAGCCAATCAGGATGCTCACTGTGCCTAAACCCGCGCAGAGTTCGTTAGCTGAGGTTTGCTGCAGGTGTAGCTGCTGAGGGACTCAACCCTGGCTGGCTTGAGCGATCTGAGTCCCTGCCAGCCGGGTGTCAACTCCTCTTCACCTGCCGGGGTCCTGCTCCACGGAGGCTCCCTCTCCCGAGGACGAAAACCCCGAAAAGGATCATCTTTCATCTCCCAGGGCCATTTTTTGTCCCTGATGCCACAAGGGTGAATATTTCAATCACAGACTCTCTCTCTTGCAGAAAGACAAGCACCAGGGGACCCCACCCCGGAGTTTGCTGACCCCTGGTGATGTGGCACCTGGCGTGGTTTCCGGTGTGGCTGGGCTGCATCATTGCTTTAGGATCAGGTGAGTTAGAAACCAGTGTCCCTCTCATGACCGAGAGCTGGTGGCCCACAAGTGCCGGTGCCTGACTGCATCGCACCCTCCTTCTCCCAGATCTCGAGCATCAGTTGAAGGTGAATGCCGTGGCTGGGGAAAACGTCACCCTCAGCTGCCGGTTCAAGCTCTCCTCCGACTACCTGCTGACCAAGCTCCAGATCCACTGGCATGTCTTCCGGGACCACGCGGGCTCCGTGGTGCACAGCTACTATGACAGCGCCGACCAGCTGCAGGACCAGGACGTGGAGTTCAGGGGCCGGACGCAGCTCTTCCTCAAGGAGCTCGGCCAGGGGGTGGCCGCCCtgaacctgagcagggtgcagcccTCCGACAGCGGGGACTACAGGTGCATCATTATCAACAGCCAAGACGTGCTCATCGGGAACGTGATTCTCCATGTAAAAGGTAGGCGGGGTGTTGTCTCAAGGGGTTGTTGCTACCTCATGCTCCAGGTGCAATTAGAACTGGGTCATGGATGGCTCGTTCTTGGCACTAAATTGTGGGCGGTTGGTTTTGGTAAAGTTCAGGGCACTTTTCAAGGTCCACCCTTGGGTGAACTTGGCCTGGTgaggagcagctgggggtggTGCCTAGTTGCCGGGATCCAGAGTCCACGTCAGAGTCCGATGTGGTTTTACCTCAGGCTTGTCTTTTGCCCCTCAGCCCCGTACCACCCTCCTGAGATCAAAATCCTTTCCCACGCCGGTGGGGAGGTGATCCTGCAGTGCATGTCCTCAGGCGGCTACCCCGCAGCACAAATCTGCTGGTACGATGGGAAGGGAAACCAGCTGAACCAGTTAGAGCCTATATTGCTTCAGAGGGACGAAAAGGGGACCTTCCAAGTGCAAAGCCACCTGCCAGCAAGAGGCCACCAGAACAACGTGGTCTGTTGCTTCCTGCTGCACTCAGCCCTAAGCCAGAACCTGAGCGTCTGCGAAACAGTCCCAGGTAAGCGAAGGATGAACAAGTATAGCTTGGGGCAGAGAAAGGCCACCCAATGCCTCACTTGGCTTAGCCAACACTTTGGCTGAGAATTTGGTTCCTGGTTGCTACAAGCCATTGCAGACACAGGAAACCTAAATTTGCCAGTGAACAGCACAATAAATGTAGACCAGCCACATGTACAAAGGAAGCCCGGCCACAAGCACAAAGCGATTACCACACAGTGAACCAGTGAATCACGCAGTGAAcgtagactggccacatgtgcaaagtaattatcattaCAATGAACTGGTGAATCACGCAATAAAtgtagactggccacatgtgcaaagtaagacCGGCTGCAAGTGGAACTGGTGAATCGGGCAATAAATGttgaccagccacatgtgcaaagtaagactggttgcaagtgcaaagtaattatcatacaACGAACTGGGGAATCACGCAATAGATGTAGACtgggccacatgtgcaaagtaagaaCGGCCGCAAGCACAAAGTAATGATGTCACAATGAACTGGTGaatcatgcaataaatgtaaACCAGCCGCATGTGCAAAGCAAGACTGGCTACAACCACAAAGTAATTATCGCACAATTCACTGGGGAATTGTATAGTAAATgaagactggccacatgtgcaaagtaatgatCATAGAAGGACCTGGTGAATCATGCAATAAATATAGACTGGCCTTATGTGCAATGTAAGCTCAGCTGGAAGCACAAAGTAATTTTTACACAATGACCCGATGAATCACACAGTAAACGTAGAcaggccacatgtgcaaagtaatgatCATACAATGAACTTGTGAATCACACAATACGTTTAGACTGGCCGTATGtgaaaagtaattatcacaccataaaaatgactatcccaCCTTAAAAAGAACCAATCAGCTACTAGATTAgtctttgaaaatgtgtaacaactctactgctggtttctatccagctttcattcaAATGTGTAGCAAGGCCCTTAGAAACTGGACAGCCCTAGTTTAGGGAAAACAGAGGGATGATAACAGGGAGATTTAGGCTGAAGACAAGGAGGAACTCTACTGGTCGGGCCAGTTGAATGCTGGAACAGATCACTTGAGAGGTTATGGCATCTCCACCACTGGAGGTTTGGAAGAGCAGATCACCCAAACACCTTCTGGGAATTCATTTCCCTCTCTAGGGGGAAAGGGATGGCCTGGCTGTCCTCCCAAGATGCtttagagtcatagaatcatagaaaatgagggtgagacgggacctcaggaggtcacatctagtccaaccccctgctcaaagcaggaccagccccaaatacatcatcccagccagggcttagTCGAGTCAGGACTTTGAAACCTTCAAAGAtagagatgccaccacctctctaggtacccccattccagtgcttcaccattatcctagtgagaaagtttttccttatatccaacttcaacttcccttgctgcaacttgagcccatcgctccttgttctgtaatctgccCACACTGAGAAtcatccagctccatcctcttgggaaCTACTCTACAGGGAGTTGAAGGTTGCTTTCGAGCTCTCGTCTCTGGTTCTGTTGCAGCCTTCCTGAACAAGGCTGAGGCTGGGCACCAGAGCACTGTCAGGAACGTAGCACTGTTTGTCGGGATAACTACAGTGATCGTATTCATGCTCATTCCCATTGGACTATTTTACTGGAAAAGACGACGGCAATCTCTGAGAGGTAAGCTGTAAATAGCAGTCACTGTGGGGATGTGTATGCAACTTTTGTAGATGTTTCCCAGCTAGCTTTATACCCACTAGCTCCGGTGCTGTTGACCATGTGGCCCACAGCTCTCTGGGGTCCAGCAAACTCTGCCTAGGACCCTGGATAAAAGAATTAGCCCTGAGACCGCTCTGACCATTGGGGCACCCTAGATGCTTTAACCATCCTCCTACGTTAGTTGAGTTGCTTttcatcattggtgattcttcaggCAGTGACCTGGtggtgcccatctcctctccaggtgtGGATGCCATTGGCTTGCAGGGAACTCATCGGCCTTtggacaggtcttgtttttagtcctgttGGGTGTCCACatgccctcctcacccaggctagcccagaTGGGGGCTCCAGTTTAGTTGCCGACAACCccaccatggaacaggctgtagtGATTTCCATGGTACCAGacagcagaccaagagaggcctggcttgacaaTGGGGTAACCAACACTCATCGCAGAATATGCATCCACAAGAAACCTTCTGTTTGGGTGCCAGGCTCTCATAACGGTCTTCTTTATTTCAGCTTCAAATCAAACCAGTGATGAAGAGAAAGATGAGCTTCTCTCCAGACAGCCAAAAGGTAAGCATGCCCAAGCTGAAGTCCATGTGGTGTTCGTCTCAGTGATGACAAATCAGTTGAGTGGGTCATCCTCAACAAgctcacggatgacaccaaggtgggggagtggtaaatatgctggagggtaggtctaggattcagagagatcttgacaaattggaggattaggccaaaagaaatctcacgaggttcaacaaggagaaatgcaaagtcctgcacttaggatggaagaatcccatgcacaggctgggagctgactggctgggcagcagatctgcagaaaaggacctggggatcaCAGTGGACGAAAGacgaatatgagccagcagtgtgcccttcttgccaagaaggctaatgacatcctgggctgcactggtaggagtgttgccagcaggtcaagggaactgattcttcccctctatgcagcactgatgtggccacaactggagtcctgtgtctagttttgggcccctcagtacagaaaggatgtggaaaagttggagagtccagcggagggcaatgaaaatggtttaggggcacaggacagatgaggagagtctgagggaactgggcctatttagtctgcagatgtgaaggctgagagggaatttgatagcagccatCACCTCCGTGAAAGGTGGCTCTactgagcatggagctggactgttctcacatgacagaataaggagcaacggtctcaagttgcagcaagggagttaaggttggatattagggaaaaccttatcactaggagggtggtgaagcactggaatgggttacctagagaggtggtagagtctccGTCCTTGGCGATTTATAAGGCCCAGCTtcacagagccctggctgggatgatctagttggggatggtcctgcttggagcaggggtttgaactagatgtgaccttttgaggtcccttcaactctcattttctaggAGTCTCCGATTCTACTTGCAAAGTATATATAATGTTCTGTTATCCACCGTCACTTGGATGCCATTGTTCGTCATGGCCTGTAGGTTTATCTGGAGAGAGGGATCTGGAGAGGGAAAGTTCAAACGGGGTCTAACCAAAAGCCACccggaaaaaaataaaaaataaatcacacaaTACATTCCTAAACTGCtgcctgctgtaatttagtagtAGGTGAAGAGGGTAAAATGGTTATGAGATGCCCTCTAGTGTCTTTTACTAGTAATAGCACACCAACCAATTACAAGTGTTAAAAGTGTTAAGTGCAAAATAGTAACATCAATTGTTGTGGTACGTTGCCAGAGTCAAATAAACCCGGAGGATATCTTTAGCTGGAAAAAGTCGGTAACATGTACAAGTGCCGTTAGTGTTCAGGACACGTTTAGCTCATGCAAACTGACCACATACTTTGTTCTGAGCCGGGACCACCGGAAAGGGAACTACTTCTGGTTTTCACTTTGGTCCATGAACAGTGTGTGCccttggtggctgggggggcatggctgcgctgGCAGGAGTGCGGTGGCGGGAGCCTGGCAACGGTAAGcatggagctcccacagacatcGCTGGCACTATCGGTGGCAGGAgaagcactgaccaggggtcagcaaccacctgcaggcaccgccGGCAGTGTCAACAGTGGACAGCAGCGATCATGGACCACcagcagatgccaccggcagtgttggcagcagggtagcgagtggtgactgcctgcaggcactgctgacaggGTCAGtgctgcctttttgcagggggtgcactgccatgctcaggggatgcatgtgcaccagtatgcaccccctacacattggcCCTGCTTTGGTCTGCCGACTTTGGTAATATTGTCAATTCTTAAAGCTTCGGgccctattcatagattcatagatgttagggtcggaagggacctcaatagatcatcgagtccgaccccctgcataagcaggaaagagcgctaggtctagatgaccccagctagatactcgtctaacctcctcttgaagacccccagggtaggggagaacaccacctcccttgggagctcgttccagaccttggccactcgaactgtgaagaagttcttcctaatgtccagtctaaatctgctctctgctagcttgtggccattatttcttgtaacccccgggggcgccttggtgaataaaacctcaccaattcccttctgtgcccccgtgatgaacttataggcagccacaaggtcgcctctcaaccttctcttgcggaggctgaaaaggtccaggttctctagtctctcctcgtagggcttggtctgcaggcccttaaccatacgagtggcccttctctggaccctctccaggttatccacatcccccttgaagtgcggcgcccagaattgcacgcagtactccaactgcggtctgaccagcgcccgatagaggggaagtatcacctccttggacctattcgtcatgcatctgctgatgcacgataaagtgccattggcttttttgatggcttcgtcacactgccgactcatgttcatcttggagtccactaggactccaagatccctttccacttccgtgccacccagcaggtcattccctaggctgtaggtatgctggacatttttcctccctaggtgcagcactttgcatttctccttgttgaattgcattctgttgttttctgcccacttgtccaacctgtccagatctgcttgcagctgttccctgccctccggcgtgtccacatcttcccatagctttgtgtcatctgcaaacttggacagagtacatttcactccctcgtccaagtcactgatgaagacattaaagagtatcggtccaaggaccgagccctgcaggaccccactgcccacacccttccaggtcgaaaccgacccatccaccacgactctctgggtgcgaccctccagccaattcaccacccaccggactgtgtagtcatccaagtcacagcctcttaacttgttcaccctGGAGTCATGGTTGCCAAGAGAAGCCTGAAAGCTCAGGACCCAGGTGTGACCTAAAAGATCAGACATTAGCAGGCTACGAGAATGCCACGTGCATTACCATATCTACTTGAATACCACATGCCTCACTTTTGGAAGGCAGAACGAAGGGAGAAAGGTTTTTCCAGTCTTATCTGCTGCAGCATGGGCTCACCATGGCTGAACGCTGCGACATGGGAGGCCACTCTTCAGcattactgggcatgtctacacgttgcAGCATGGCAATGTTGCTACCGCGCCATGCTTTAGGACTTCCCTTTAGGAAGTaccaaagcacagcacagtacaagTGGGTACTACACTATGTGCACGGCGCATGGGTAAATTTTGCTGTTACATCGCCGTAGTGGTGCACTATACCTGGGGAGCAcgctgctatggcaacatagccgGTGATCATGTGCAGACACACATGATCCCTATGTTGCCATAGAGagacatgtagacgtgcccacttatgctccccctgcagctccagagctaAAGGTTTAACCCTCTCATCACCACTGGTGAATTGCCTGAAGTGACTGCCAATTTGGCAGTCATGGGGAGAGGGTTAAACCTCTGGTTGTGAAGCTGGAGGGCATATGACACCAAGGGGTAGACTCTGTCCTTCCTTGATGTGTCTAGGAGCCAGAAGAGCCCCAGGCAGTGTCTCCATGCCTCCAAACCAGCAAACTAGGATACAGTTTCTTTGCTTAAGACTCAGaccccaattttggatggctaattctgggggggtgggggaggtatgTGTGTGGTATTCTAGTGCACATGGTATTtataaatgcctttttttttttttttgagccatCACTTCGGCATTACCGCTgcctttagaatcatagaaaacgagggctggcagggacctccagaggtcatatctagtccaaccccctgctcagagctacatcatcccaactacatcatcccaagcAAGGCTTTGTGgagcagggtcttaaaaacctctaaggatggagaccccagcacctctctaagtaacccactccagtgctttaccaccctccatGTGAtaaagtttgtcctaatatctcacctcaacttctcttgctgcaactggagcccattgctccttgttctgtcatctgcctccactgagaacagtccagctccatcctcttcaggtagctgaaggctgctattcagtcccccctcagtcttctcttctgcagactcaatcagcacgtgccctcagcctctcttcatccgtcctgtgccccagcccccgaaccattcttgttgccctctgctgaactctctccaacttgtccacatcctttctgcaggggggctggaggcaaaattggacacaggactccaggtgtggctttaccagtgcagaacagaggggtATAATTTTTTCTCTCATTCTTCTGGCAACGCtgttactaatgcagcccagtatgccactagccttcttggcaacaagggcatgctgctggcttatattcaacttattgttcACTGCAATatctaggtccttttctgcagagctgctgcttagccagttggtccccagccagTCCCgctgcatgggactgttctgtcctaaatgcaggactttgcacttgtccttattgaaccttgtgAAGAAAACTTACCTGAAGAGATGGGGAGGCGGCAAGACGCAGCGCTGGGAGCCAATCGTGGCAAAAGTGAAATCGCGGTGGCTGGAGCCGCTGCAGAAAAagatcaaaagggaaaaaaatggcaaaGTCAGGAGGAGGCGGGAGCAGCTCCCGCATCGCCCTGGGCATGTTTTTTCTGGCAGGACCGGAAGTGGAGTCCTCAGCTGGCCTGGACAGGCCAGAGCACTTGGGTGGTCCCAGCAAGGGGACCTGGTGGAGACCCCGGAAAGGGGCTACGACAGGGGCGCAGGACAAGGGAGGGCCCAAAGAGCTAGCTGCAGAGTCGACCAAAAGGGGCAGCAGTAGCGACTGGAGTATAGCTGGACCCAGCAGGGTCAGGATCCAGATGTAACAGACAGACGGCAGGTACCAAACCCGGGGAGAAGGCAACATGccaggggatggagcactgccgaAGCCGGACGCCGTGTAGGCCCGGAAGGAGGAGGCCACAGGGGACGCTCGGCAAAGAAACATCACTATTAGCCTGCGGCTGAAGACTCCGAGAGACCGAGCGCCAGGAAGGTTCATATCATCTACCTCAATGATGCAGGTAACATCATCGCAGTTGGCagtaggtggggtgtaggggaggcagagccccaagaagAAGGAACAACGGGAACGACCAAGGGAAGGCaccaggggaggcaggaccagACATAGTTTTCCTGATACAACAATTACCACCATCacagacatggcaggcgagagccctgggggacttacCCGAAGTTGCCCCAATAGTCAGGCCATGCTGCCCTAGGAGCCATGGGGCTCGAGAAGAACCCACACCCGCGGCGTTCAGGGGAAAGGCACGGGAGATTAcaaacctcatgacatttcttttagcccagtcctccaatttgtcaaggtctctttCAATCCTATCCATATCCTCCCATGTATCTAtgactccccccagcttggtgtcatgcaTGAATTtgatgagggtgcactccatcccatcttctagatcGTTAATGAAGTTACTGACCAACCCCTGAGGTGCTCCACTTCTTTACGTGTCTCCTGAAATGAGAAAGTGACCTCGGGGGCGCGTTGGGGGGGACCTTAAATAATGCAATGGATATACAGAAAAAGAGTTGGACTACAACAGATGTGTGTTTCTGTTTGCAGTAGAAAGGAAGTCGCTGCAGGAATTCCTAGCAAGTCTGGGAATGGAAAACTTACAAAGCAGAAAGCTCAAGCTGAGAGACCTGCTGGAAGTGAGCCAAGGGAGTTTAAAAGAAGGTCCCACTCGGACGACAGGAGAAATACCATGGCATTTCCTCAGGAAGGTCATGGCTCTGAACGGGACAGCCAGAAGCACTAAGCTAGAACTGCGGGACGACGGCATCAGGGAGGGTGAACAGGAACCCAATATTTTAGTGCTTCCGACAGCCCTGGCCCCCAAGAGGTGCCAGAACCCTTTGGACATCCTGTGTGCGGTCCTGTGCTGCTCAGACCCACTCTTCCAGCAGGAGACCCTGCTCAAGATGTCCATGTGCCAGTTTGCCCTCCCGTTGGTCCTCCCACCGCTGGACACTCCCAGGGCCACATTCATACTCTGGGCCTTGCGAGGCATTGTGAAAAGGTGGAGGCCGCCCGCGCTGAGGGAAAGCCAGGGCTTCCAAGAGGAGAGCCTGGTGCTCGCAGCACTGCCCACCTTCTCCTTTGTGAGGCTGGGGGCATGCAGCCTTTCCAAGTCCAGAGTCCTCAACCAGGTCCTCAGCCCTTCCCAGCAGCAAAACGACTTCTTCAtccacaggggcctggagtgtgGGGATGTCCCTCGCCAGATCTCAGAGGGGCTGGTGGAGATCGCCTGGTACTTCCCCGGGGGCAGAGAGACCTCAGAGCCTTTCCAAGAGCCCATCGCCGTGACCAATCTGCGGGGGGACGTCGAATTGCACTGGCTCCAGTTCACTTTCCTCATGGAAGTCTCCGCAGCCGTCTTTGTCTTTGCTGAAAGCATCAGCGAGAGCCAGTATCACCGCTTTTCCTGCCTGGATGACTCAGAGAGAAAACTCTACTTCATCCTCACGCCCTCTCTTAATATACTTGGAAAAGGAGAGGGATCCCTTGATAACCTTGTCCCCATGCAGAAGATCAACCAGTCCCGCCTGCTTGTGAAATATAACACCACCAATGACTCTGACCTTGTGAAAAGCCTGCGGTCCATCCTGAAGCAGCCTCACAAGACAGCGAGCCTGGAGGATATGGCTGGGACAGCTCGTAAACTTGATATCCAGGTAGATGAAGACAGTGAGAAATgccagagggggaaggagagagcaaTAGCAATCACAAAGGAAATAACAGATGTTGTGGAGTACAAGAACAGAGCCCTGAAACTGCAAGGGGAGCCCTGGAAGTGCCTGACTGAAGTAGAAAGGGAGCTCTGCCAAATGAAGCAGCAAGGGGAGACCCCGACCGAGAACTATAAATCCCAGCTGAGACAGAATTGCCTGCGCCTGCGGACAGAGCAGCAGAAGTATGGCCTCACAGGTGGGGTGGAGATGTTTAAGGCAACAATAGAAGAGGAAGTGGATGGAAAAGCCCACTACTTCCTGAGGTGGATGACATTTTACTTGGATAGGATTTCCAGGGAGAACCGTTCCAAGCTGCAGGCAAAGCACAAAGAGATGGAGAGAGCTTCTAACCATAGCACAAAGCGGTTCTCCGAACTGGATGAATTCATAGCAGGGAGTTCCCTGGGGGTGGAGCACTTCCTGCGTGAGCTGGGGCAGTTTTATGAGGCAGAGCAGTCCCGGGTGAAGGAAGACCACCTGCCCCAAAGCCACATGAAGTTGGTCCACCTCCCGGGGCTAGTGGCAGACCTGATGCTGCATGGGTTCCCCATGGAGCTGGTGGACGGAGGCGTCTCCAACATCCCGCTGCAGTGGGTGACGGACGTGATGATGGAGCTCCACTCCAAGCTGAGGGGAAAGTCCCGGATGCTGGTGGTCACCGTGCTGGGTGTGCAGAGCACCGGGAAATCCACCCTGCTCAACACCATGTTTGGCCTGCAGTTCCCGGTGAGCAGCGGGCGATGCACTCGAGGGGCCTTCATGTCACTCCTCCAAGTGGCAGAGGACGCTCGGGAGGACCTGCACTGCGACATCATCCTGCTGATTGACACCGAAGGCTTGAAAGCCCCTGAGCTGGCAAAGCTGGAGGACAGCTATCAGCATGATAACGAGCTGGCCACGCTGGTGGTGGGCCTGAGTGACATCACAATCGTTAATACCGCCATGGAGAACGCTACCGAGATGCAGGATGTCCTGCAGATAGCCGTCCATGCCTTCCTCCGGATGAAGGAGATTGGGCTTAAACCGAACTGCCAGTTTGTGCACCAGAACGTCAGCGATGTGTCGGCCCACGAAAAAAACACGATGGACAGGAAACGCTTCCTGGAGCAGCTGAATGACATGACCCGAGCTGCTGCCAGGATGGAGAAACTGAGCCAGGACCTGACATTCTCGGCTGTCCTGAACTACAACCCCGCAGAACACGACTGGTACGTCCCAAGTCTGTGGCATGGGGTCCCACCCATGGCTTCAGTGAATTTGGGATACAGTGAGAGTATGTGTGAGCTAAGAAAACACTTGATTCAATTACTGAAGAACTGGCCATCTAATCAAATCCTGGAAGACATCCCCCAGTTCCTCGAATGGGTGAGAAACCTCTGGAATGGCATCAAACATGAGAACTTCCTTTTCAGCTTCAGGAACAGCCGGGTGGCGGAGGCCTACAACCAGCTGGCCCTGAAGTACTCTGAGTGGGAGTGGCGTTTCCGCAAGGAGATGCACCTCTGGGTCTGCAAGAAGGAAAACAAGATCCAGAACCAGACCCCGCAGGAGCTAGATTTGCAGAGCTTGAAAGAAGAGCTGCAGGCCAAACTTCAGGGTGGAGAGAAGCAAATGCTGGACTGCCTACAGGAGTACTACGAAAGCGGAGTGAAAAACTTGCACTTGATAGAAAAATACAGGGAAGATTTCACCAGGAGCATATTCAGCCTCAAGAAGGAACTTGAAGGTTACTCCACCAGCAAGTATACAGAAGCTATTGAAATACAGAAATGCTGCCACAAGATCAACAACATCCAGGCTGAGTACAGGAAAGTACTTGAAGGGAAAGTGGTCAGCCTGTTGGAAGACTGCAGGAACCGAAGACACCCACTGGaccaaagagaaacagaaagagagtTTGGAAGTATGTGGAAAGAAGCAGTGTCTGATTTAAACCCCATTCACTTGCAGAGAAGCCAGGTGGCCCAGGATCTAGAGCTCCAGCTGAAGAGGGACCTGGATAATCGGGGGAGTGCCGCAAGGCAGAAGCTACAAGATGCAGGAAGCCTTTGTAATTACAGAACCAATCCTCTAGTGATGGCCAAGAAATATTTAGACTCTTCGTATTTCAATGATGTGACCCGCTCACCCCCATGGGACTGGTGGCTCAAGGTCGAGAGGCTGGTTTGCTCTTTAAAAGATGAGTGCAATAGTTATACTGCAGAAAAGGTCCACTCCAAGGCAGACTACGATGAAACCTATGGCCGGGAACTGCTGCATATGATCAACGAGTGGCTTCAGCAGGAGGATGTGTTGAACTATCATGCCAGCATCGATTTCGAAGTGGACCTGAAGTTTCACATTTTGGGTGAAGCTGCTGGCAAGTTTCAGGAGATGCACACAAAGTTCATCCAAGAAAATGACCCTCAACTGCGTCTGGAGATGTTGAAACAG
This sequence is a window from Alligator mississippiensis isolate rAllMis1 chromosome 15, rAllMis1, whole genome shotgun sequence. Protein-coding genes within it:
- the LOC102564525 gene encoding interferon-induced very large GTPase 1 isoform X1; this translates as MWHLAWFPVWLGCIIALGSDLEHQLKVNAVAGENVTLSCRFKLSSDYLLTKLQIHWHVFRDHAGSVVHSYYDSADQLQDQDVEFRGRTQLFLKELGQGVAALNLSRVQPSDSGDYRCIIINSQDVLIGNVILHVKAPYHPPEIKILSHAGGEVILQCMSSGGYPAAQICWYDGKGNQLNQLEPILLQRDEKGTFQVQSHLPARGHQNNVVCCFLLHSALSQNLSVCETVPAFLNKAEAGHQSTVRNVALFVGITTVIVFMLIPIGLFYWKRRRQSLRASNQTSDEEKDELLSRQPKVERKSLQEFLASLGMENLQSRKLKLRDLLEVSQGSLKEGPTRTTGEIPWHFLRKVMALNGTARSTKLELRDDGIREGEQEPNILVLPTALAPKRCQNPLDILCAVLCCSDPLFQQETLLKMSMCQFALPLVLPPLDTPRATFILWALRGIVKRWRPPALRESQGFQEESLVLAALPTFSFVRLGACSLSKSRVLNQVLSPSQQQNDFFIHRGLECGDVPRQISEGLVEIAWYFPGGRETSEPFQEPIAVTNLRGDVELHWLQFTFLMEVSAAVFVFAESISESQYHRFSCLDDSERKLYFILTPSLNILGKGEGSLDNLVPMQKINQSRLLVKYNTTNDSDLVKSLRSILKQPHKTASLEDMAGTARKLDIQVDEDSEKCQRGKERAIAITKEITDVVEYKNRALKLQGEPWKCLTEVERELCQMKQQGETPTENYKSQLRQNCLRLRTEQQKYGLTGGVEMFKATIEEEVDGKAHYFLRWMTFYLDRISRENRSKLQAKHKEMERASNHSTKRFSELDEFIAGSSLGVEHFLRELGQFYEAEQSRVKEDHLPQSHMKLVHLPGLVADLMLHGFPMELVDGGVSNIPLQWVTDVMMELHSKLRGKSRMLVVTVLGVQSTGKSTLLNTMFGLQFPVSSGRCTRGAFMSLLQVAEDAREDLHCDIILLIDTEGLKAPELAKLEDSYQHDNELATLVVGLSDITIVNTAMENATEMQDVLQIAVHAFLRMKEIGLKPNCQFVHQNVSDVSAHEKNTMDRKRFLEQLNDMTRAAARMEKLSQDLTFSAVLNYNPAEHDWYVPSLWHGVPPMASVNLGYSESMCELRKHLIQLLKNWPSNQILEDIPQFLEWVRNLWNGIKHENFLFSFRNSRVAEAYNQLALKYSEWEWRFRKEMHLWVCKKENKIQNQTPQELDLQSLKEELQAKLQGGEKQMLDCLQEYYESGVKNLHLIEKYREDFTRSIFSLKKELEGYSTSKYTEAIEIQKCCHKINNIQAEYRKVLEGKVVSLLEDCRNRRHPLDQRETEREFGSMWKEAVSDLNPIHLQRSQVAQDLELQLKRDLDNRGSAARQKLQDAGSLCNYRTNPLVMAKKYLDSSYFNDVTRSPPWDWWLKVERLVCSLKDECNSYTAEKVHSKADYDETYGRELLHMINEWLQQEDVLNYHASIDFEVDLKFHILGEAAGKFQEMHTKFIQENDPQLRLEMLKQEYLTTFRNLYLEKDTCQQRAKRFCETCLKPALVEHINKQLGIRIIDNIPRHEKTDRYSSRATFQFFILKRLLEMMNFADYLKYINDYNGFIKDEISRDILERYEKKEVIEVLEAEILSAIIKKVRGALQKATDEGGNAVPDFITNFCTVLENDLAIPRGSVEMTLFQITAGIRQFSADVQDSLLTLEQGLASEFKEVTLEQKLSRLQVKPEEELFKRVFGCGQQCPFCGVHCEAETTDHKHHYAHMHRPQGLQRCVDLFTRTRDYSICSSAVESAASFSTKEKTVPFRDYRLYFPDWIISPDVNAEASSYWKFVSKKFNHAFAEEYSTHPVHLPDDWNRITKEQAQESIEKVYSISV